A single Theropithecus gelada isolate Dixy chromosome 7b, Tgel_1.0, whole genome shotgun sequence DNA region contains:
- the ADSSL1 gene encoding adenylosuccinate synthetase isozyme 1 isoform X3, translating to MFPTLEIDIEGQLKRLKGFAERIRPMVRDGVYFMYEALHGPPKKILVEGANAALLDIDFGTYPFVTSSNCTVGGVCTGLGIPPQNIGDVYGVVKAYTTRVGIGAFPTEQINEIGDLLQTRGHEWGVTTGRKRRCGWLDLMILRYAHMVNGFTALALTKLDILDVLGEIKVGISYKLNGKRIPYFPANQEMLQKVEVEYETLPGWKADTTGARRWEDLPPQAQNYIRFVENHVGVAVKWVGVGKSRESMIQLF from the exons ATGTTCCCCACCCTGGAAATAGACATTGAAGGCCAACTCAAAAGGCTCAAG GGCTTTGCTGAGCGGATCAGACCCATGGTCCGAGATGGTGTTTACTTTATGTATGAGGCACTCCACGGCCCCCCCAAGAAGATCCTGGTGGAGGGTGCCAACGCCGCCCTCCTCGACATTGACTTCG GGACCTACCCCTTTGTGACTTCATCCAACTGCACCGTGGGCGGCGTGTGCACAGGCCTAGGCATTCCCCCGCAGAACATAGGTGACGTGTATGGTGTGGTGAAGGCCTATACCACACGCGTGGGCATCGGGGCCTTCCCCACCGAACAGATCAAC GAGATTGGAGACCTGCTGCAGACCCGCGGCCACGAGTGGGGGGTGACCACAGGCAGGAAGAGGCGCTGTGGCTGGCTCGACCTGATGATTCTGAGATATGCTCACATGGTCAATGGATTCACTGC GCTGGCCCTGACGAAGCTGGACATCCTGGATGTACTGGGTGAGATTAAAGTCGGCATCTCGTACAAGCTGAACGGGAAGAGGATTCCCTATTTCCCAG CTAACCAGGAGATGCTTCAGAAGGTCGAAGTCGAATATGAAACGCTGCCTGGCTGGAAAGCAGACACCACAGGCGCCAGGAGGTGGGAGGACCTGCCCCCGCAGGCCCAGAACTACATCCGCTTTGTGGAGAATCACGTGGGTGTCGCAG tCAAATGGGTTGGTGTTGGCAAGTCAAGAGAGTCAATGATCCAGCTGTTTTAG
- the SIVA1 gene encoding apoptosis regulatory protein Siva isoform X4, protein MPKRGCPFADAAPLQLKVRVGQREVSRGVCAERYSQEVFEKTKRLLFLGAQAYLDHVWDEGCAVVHLPESPKPGPTGAPRAARGQMLIGPDGRLIRSLGQASEADPSGIVSIACSSCVRAVDGKAVCSQCERALCGRCVRTCWGCGSVACTLCGLVDDMYEKVLCTSCAMFET, encoded by the exons ATGCCCAAGCGGGGCTGCCCTTTCGCGGACGCGGCCCCGCTGCAGCTCAAGGTCCGCGTGGGCCAGAGGGAGGTGAGCCGCGGCGTGTGTGCCGAGCGCTACTCGCAGGAGGTCTTCG AGAAGACCAAGCGACTCCTCTTCCTCGGGGCCCAGGCCTACCTGGACCATGTGTGGGATGAAGGCTGTGCCGTCGTTCACCTGCCAGAGTCCCCAAAGCCTGGCCCTACAGGGGCGCCGAGGGCTGCACGTGGGCAGATGCTGATTGGACCAGACGGCCGCCTGATCAGGAGCCTTGGGCAGGCCTCCGAAGCTG ACCCATCCGGGATAGTGTCCATCGCCTGCTCCTCATGTGTGCGAGCCGTAGATGGGAAGGCCGTCTGCAGCCAGTGTGAGCGAGCCCTGTGCGGGCGGTGTGTGCGCACCTGCTGGGGCTGTGGCTCTGTGGCCTGTACCCTGTGTGGCCTCGTGGA TGACATGTACGAGAAAGTGCTGTGCACCAGCTGCGCCATGTTCGAGACCTGA
- the SIVA1 gene encoding apoptosis regulatory protein Siva isoform X5, which yields MPKRGCPFADAAPLQLKVRVGQREVSRGVCAERYSQEVFDPSGIVSIACSSCVRAVDGKAVCSQCERALCGRCVRTCWGCGSVACTLCGLVDCSDMYEKVLCTSCAMFET from the exons ATGCCCAAGCGGGGCTGCCCTTTCGCGGACGCGGCCCCGCTGCAGCTCAAGGTCCGCGTGGGCCAGAGGGAGGTGAGCCGCGGCGTGTGTGCCGAGCGCTACTCGCAGGAGGTCTTCG ACCCATCCGGGATAGTGTCCATCGCCTGCTCCTCATGTGTGCGAGCCGTAGATGGGAAGGCCGTCTGCAGCCAGTGTGAGCGAGCCCTGTGCGGGCGGTGTGTGCGCACCTGCTGGGGCTGTGGCTCTGTGGCCTGTACCCTGTGTGGCCTCGTGGA CTGCAGTGACATGTACGAGAAAGTGCTGTGCACCAGCTGCGCCATGTTCGAGACCTGA
- the SIVA1 gene encoding apoptosis regulatory protein Siva isoform X3, whose amino-acid sequence MPKRGCPFADAAPLQLKVRVGQREVSRGVCAERYSQEVFEKTKRLLFLGAQAYLDHVWDEGCAVVHLPESPKPGPTGAPRAARGQMLIGPDGRLIRSLGQASEADPSGIVSIACSSCVRAVDGKAVCSQCERALCGRCVRTCWGCGSVACTLCGLVDCSDMYEKVLCTSCAMFET is encoded by the exons ATGCCCAAGCGGGGCTGCCCTTTCGCGGACGCGGCCCCGCTGCAGCTCAAGGTCCGCGTGGGCCAGAGGGAGGTGAGCCGCGGCGTGTGTGCCGAGCGCTACTCGCAGGAGGTCTTCG AGAAGACCAAGCGACTCCTCTTCCTCGGGGCCCAGGCCTACCTGGACCATGTGTGGGATGAAGGCTGTGCCGTCGTTCACCTGCCAGAGTCCCCAAAGCCTGGCCCTACAGGGGCGCCGAGGGCTGCACGTGGGCAGATGCTGATTGGACCAGACGGCCGCCTGATCAGGAGCCTTGGGCAGGCCTCCGAAGCTG ACCCATCCGGGATAGTGTCCATCGCCTGCTCCTCATGTGTGCGAGCCGTAGATGGGAAGGCCGTCTGCAGCCAGTGTGAGCGAGCCCTGTGCGGGCGGTGTGTGCGCACCTGCTGGGGCTGTGGCTCTGTGGCCTGTACCCTGTGTGGCCTCGTGGA CTGCAGTGACATGTACGAGAAAGTGCTGTGCACCAGCTGCGCCATGTTCGAGACCTGA
- the SIVA1 gene encoding apoptosis regulatory protein Siva isoform X2, whose protein sequence is MPKRGCPFADAAPLQLKVRVGQREVSRGVCAERYSQEVFEKTKRLLFLGAQAYLDHVWDEGCAVVHLPESPKPGPTGAPRAARGQMLIGPDGRLIRSLGQASEADPSGIVSIACSSCVRAVDGKAVCSQCERALCGRCVRTCWGPITPASCDGGRVGHPCWEGPRAPTCVAPDAVPSGIA, encoded by the exons ATGCCCAAGCGGGGCTGCCCTTTCGCGGACGCGGCCCCGCTGCAGCTCAAGGTCCGCGTGGGCCAGAGGGAGGTGAGCCGCGGCGTGTGTGCCGAGCGCTACTCGCAGGAGGTCTTCG AGAAGACCAAGCGACTCCTCTTCCTCGGGGCCCAGGCCTACCTGGACCATGTGTGGGATGAAGGCTGTGCCGTCGTTCACCTGCCAGAGTCCCCAAAGCCTGGCCCTACAGGGGCGCCGAGGGCTGCACGTGGGCAGATGCTGATTGGACCAGACGGCCGCCTGATCAGGAGCCTTGGGCAGGCCTCCGAAGCTG ACCCATCCGGGATAGTGTCCATCGCCTGCTCCTCATGTGTGCGAGCCGTAGATGGGAAGGCCGTCTGCAGCCAGTGTGAGCGAGCCCTGTGCGGGCGGTGTGTGCGCACCTGCTGGG GTCCCATAACCCCAGCAAGCTGTGACGGGGGACGGGTGGGTCACCCATGTTGGGAAGGGCCCAGAGCTCCCACATGTGTGGCACCTGATGCAGTGCCATCTGGCATTGCCTAA
- the SIVA1 gene encoding apoptosis regulatory protein Siva isoform X1 gives MPKRGCPFADAAPLQLKVRVGQREVSRGVCAERYSQEVFEKTKRLLFLGAQAYLDHVWDEGCAVVHLPESPKPGPTGAPRAARGQMLIGPDGRLIRSLGQASEADPSGIVSIACSSCVRAVDGKAVCSQCERALCGRCVRTCWGCGSVACTLCGLVEGYSAGGWEWTVWSLFALPLEKDDFIRTHVELAL, from the exons ATGCCCAAGCGGGGCTGCCCTTTCGCGGACGCGGCCCCGCTGCAGCTCAAGGTCCGCGTGGGCCAGAGGGAGGTGAGCCGCGGCGTGTGTGCCGAGCGCTACTCGCAGGAGGTCTTCG AGAAGACCAAGCGACTCCTCTTCCTCGGGGCCCAGGCCTACCTGGACCATGTGTGGGATGAAGGCTGTGCCGTCGTTCACCTGCCAGAGTCCCCAAAGCCTGGCCCTACAGGGGCGCCGAGGGCTGCACGTGGGCAGATGCTGATTGGACCAGACGGCCGCCTGATCAGGAGCCTTGGGCAGGCCTCCGAAGCTG ACCCATCCGGGATAGTGTCCATCGCCTGCTCCTCATGTGTGCGAGCCGTAGATGGGAAGGCCGTCTGCAGCCAGTGTGAGCGAGCCCTGTGCGGGCGGTGTGTGCGCACCTGCTGGGGCTGTGGCTCTGTGGCCTGTACCCTGTGTGGCCTCGTGGA GGGCTACTCAGCTGGTGGGTGGGAGTGGACAGTGTGGAGCCTGTTTGCCCTGCCCCTTGAGAAAGATGACTTCATCCGGACACATGTGGAACTGGCTCTGTAG